One part of the Solanum dulcamara chromosome 3, daSolDulc1.2, whole genome shotgun sequence genome encodes these proteins:
- the LOC129882448 gene encoding uncharacterized protein LOC129882448 isoform X1, with translation MIGAEKRTHSIMVNASAVASSNQAKNAGSFKNLTRSQLGGVIFGCTNNTMKECLSKQLFGLPVQHFSYVQSVDSGLPLFLFNYTDKKLYGIYEAAGSGQMYIDQYAWTSDGSFRTPYPAQVQIRVRLLCQPLLENQFKPVIKDNYYGQNHFLFELDHVQAGKLISIFSSLAFAPSSRPSQNFAKQRSIFQGLPANDKREENGRFQSQDFKDTFSYSSGLNGKLRARDTSPLHLNSNRQPEVLLDNPAEDEKDLICIKLRELFLQREFSGGIIDRPSNEATPAVVPVSINHPIIGQETLQEELPLAEEQNVNCSSDSTDYPSVIAHVIAQLLQEMEEDKRKMDNLERRMDHAEQEIKQLKYRCMMLESSNTVCTHADEIIIDHTDDAHLKHEMIFLTGGYDGVSWLSALDSYLPSFDVLKSLKPMNSVRAYASVAKLNGEFYVFGGGTASLWYDTVESYNTADDEWTVLPCMKEKKGSLAGAALKDKIFAVGGGNGIECFSEVEMYDPQVGRWISTQSMLQKRFALAAAELNGALYAVGGYDGSDYLETAERFDPREHSWSKIRSMNTKRGCHSLVALSGKLYALGGYNGSTMVPSIEIYDPRLGTWIIGEPMNHSRGYSAAAVLKESIYVIGGVQSNEEIVDVIECYKEGEGWQMPNLRAIGKRCFSSAMVLEED, from the exons AT GATAGGAGCAGAGAAGAGAACACATTCAATCATGGTAAATGCTTCTGCAGTTGCATCATCAAACCAGGCAAAAAATGCTGGAAGCTTTAAAAATTTGACAAGAAGTCAGCTTGGCGGTGTTATATTCGGTTGCACGAATAACACTATGAAAGAATGTCTCTCAAAGCAACTATTTG GTTTGCCAGTTCAACATTTTTCATATGTGCAGAGTGTAGATTCAGGCTTGCCATTATTTTTGTTCAACTACACTGATAAAAAACTTTACGGCATCTATGAAGCTGCAGGCTCTGGTCAAATGTATATCGATCAATATGCTTGGACGTCAGATGGTTCTTTCCGAACTCCTTATCCTGCACAG GTTCAAATACGTGTACGTCTGCTCTGTCAACCGCTGCTAGAAAATCAGTTTAAACCAGTAATTAAGGATAACTATTATGGTCAGAACCATTTCTTGTTTGAGTTAGATCATGTTCAAGCTGGTAAATTGATCTCCATATTCTCGTCTCTTGCATTTGCTCCAAGTAGTAGACCATCACAAAACTTTGCAAAACAGAGAAGTATATTCCAAGGTTTACCTGCCAATGACAAAAGAGAGGAAAATGGACGTTTTCAGTCGCAAGACTTCAAAGATACTTTTTCCTACTCATCTggtttgaatgggaaattgcGGGCTAGAGACACTTCTCCTCTTCATTTAAATAGTAACCGGCAGCCAGAGGTACTATTAGATAATCCAGCAGAGGATGAAAAGGATCTGATATGCATAAAGCTTAGAGAATTGTTCCTTCAGCGTGAATTCTCAGGTGGTATTATAGATAGGCCTTCAAATGAAGCCACCCCTGCAGTCGTACCTGTGTCTATAAATCACCCAATCATTGGGCAAGAAACTTTGCAGGAAGAGCTGCCACTTGCAGAAGAGCAGAATGTAAACTGCTCCAGTGACTCAACTGATTATCCATCTGTTATAGCTCATGTAATAGCTCAG CTTCTTCAAGAAATGGAAGAAGACAAGCGTAAGATGGATAATTTGGAGCGGAGGATG GATCATGCAGAACAAGAGATTAAACAGTTAAAATATAGATGTATGATGCTGGAGTCCTCAAATACTGTTTGCACACATGCTGATGAAATAATTATCGACCATACTGATGATGCACACCTGAAGCATGAGATGATTTTCCTAACTGGAGGATATGATGGTGTATCATGGTTATCTGCATTGGACTCGTATTTGCCTTCATTCGATGTCTTAAAGTCACTTAAACCAATGAATTCAGTCCGTGCATATGCCTCTGTTGCAAAGCTTAATGGAGAATTTTATGTATTTGGTGGTGGAACTGCAAGCTTATGGTACGACACAG TTGAATCATATAACACAGCTGATGATGAATGGACTGTGTTACCTTGTATGAAAGAGAAAAAGGGTAGCTTAGCTGGTGCAGCTTTGAAGGACAAAATATTTGCAGTTGGTGGTGGAAATGGGATTGAATGCTTTTCAGAGGTTGAAATGTATGATCCTCAAGTAGGACGATGGATTAGTACACAATCCATGTTGCAGAAG AGATTTGCCCTTGCTGCGGCAGAACTTAATGGTGCATTATATGCTGTTGGTGGATATGACGGGAGCGATTACCTGGA GACTGCTGAAAGATTTGATCCCAGAGAACATTCCTGGTCAAAAATCCGAAGTATGAACACAAAAAGAGGATGCCATTCATTGGTTGCCTTGAGCGGGAAGTT ATATGCACTTGGTGGCTACAATGGATCTACAATGGTGCCTAGCATTGAGATATATGACCCCCGTCTAGGAACATGGATAATTGGTGAGCCAATGAACCATTCAAGGGGATATTCAGCTGCTGCTGTTCTAAAGGAATCCATCTATGTCATTGGGGGGGTTCAATCCAATGAGGAAATAGTAGACGTG ATTGAATGTTACAAGGAGGGTGAAGGTTGGCAAATGCCTAACTTGAGGGCTATCGGGAAAAGGTGTTTCTCCTCAGCTATGGTTTTAGAGGAAGACTGA
- the LOC129882448 gene encoding uncharacterized protein LOC129882448 isoform X2 — protein MVNASAVASSNQAKNAGSFKNLTRSQLGGVIFGCTNNTMKECLSKQLFGLPVQHFSYVQSVDSGLPLFLFNYTDKKLYGIYEAAGSGQMYIDQYAWTSDGSFRTPYPAQVQIRVRLLCQPLLENQFKPVIKDNYYGQNHFLFELDHVQAGKLISIFSSLAFAPSSRPSQNFAKQRSIFQGLPANDKREENGRFQSQDFKDTFSYSSGLNGKLRARDTSPLHLNSNRQPEVLLDNPAEDEKDLICIKLRELFLQREFSGGIIDRPSNEATPAVVPVSINHPIIGQETLQEELPLAEEQNVNCSSDSTDYPSVIAHVIAQLLQEMEEDKRKMDNLERRMDHAEQEIKQLKYRCMMLESSNTVCTHADEIIIDHTDDAHLKHEMIFLTGGYDGVSWLSALDSYLPSFDVLKSLKPMNSVRAYASVAKLNGEFYVFGGGTASLWYDTVESYNTADDEWTVLPCMKEKKGSLAGAALKDKIFAVGGGNGIECFSEVEMYDPQVGRWISTQSMLQKRFALAAAELNGALYAVGGYDGSDYLETAERFDPREHSWSKIRSMNTKRGCHSLVALSGKLYALGGYNGSTMVPSIEIYDPRLGTWIIGEPMNHSRGYSAAAVLKESIYVIGGVQSNEEIVDVIECYKEGEGWQMPNLRAIGKRCFSSAMVLEED, from the exons ATGGTAAATGCTTCTGCAGTTGCATCATCAAACCAGGCAAAAAATGCTGGAAGCTTTAAAAATTTGACAAGAAGTCAGCTTGGCGGTGTTATATTCGGTTGCACGAATAACACTATGAAAGAATGTCTCTCAAAGCAACTATTTG GTTTGCCAGTTCAACATTTTTCATATGTGCAGAGTGTAGATTCAGGCTTGCCATTATTTTTGTTCAACTACACTGATAAAAAACTTTACGGCATCTATGAAGCTGCAGGCTCTGGTCAAATGTATATCGATCAATATGCTTGGACGTCAGATGGTTCTTTCCGAACTCCTTATCCTGCACAG GTTCAAATACGTGTACGTCTGCTCTGTCAACCGCTGCTAGAAAATCAGTTTAAACCAGTAATTAAGGATAACTATTATGGTCAGAACCATTTCTTGTTTGAGTTAGATCATGTTCAAGCTGGTAAATTGATCTCCATATTCTCGTCTCTTGCATTTGCTCCAAGTAGTAGACCATCACAAAACTTTGCAAAACAGAGAAGTATATTCCAAGGTTTACCTGCCAATGACAAAAGAGAGGAAAATGGACGTTTTCAGTCGCAAGACTTCAAAGATACTTTTTCCTACTCATCTggtttgaatgggaaattgcGGGCTAGAGACACTTCTCCTCTTCATTTAAATAGTAACCGGCAGCCAGAGGTACTATTAGATAATCCAGCAGAGGATGAAAAGGATCTGATATGCATAAAGCTTAGAGAATTGTTCCTTCAGCGTGAATTCTCAGGTGGTATTATAGATAGGCCTTCAAATGAAGCCACCCCTGCAGTCGTACCTGTGTCTATAAATCACCCAATCATTGGGCAAGAAACTTTGCAGGAAGAGCTGCCACTTGCAGAAGAGCAGAATGTAAACTGCTCCAGTGACTCAACTGATTATCCATCTGTTATAGCTCATGTAATAGCTCAG CTTCTTCAAGAAATGGAAGAAGACAAGCGTAAGATGGATAATTTGGAGCGGAGGATG GATCATGCAGAACAAGAGATTAAACAGTTAAAATATAGATGTATGATGCTGGAGTCCTCAAATACTGTTTGCACACATGCTGATGAAATAATTATCGACCATACTGATGATGCACACCTGAAGCATGAGATGATTTTCCTAACTGGAGGATATGATGGTGTATCATGGTTATCTGCATTGGACTCGTATTTGCCTTCATTCGATGTCTTAAAGTCACTTAAACCAATGAATTCAGTCCGTGCATATGCCTCTGTTGCAAAGCTTAATGGAGAATTTTATGTATTTGGTGGTGGAACTGCAAGCTTATGGTACGACACAG TTGAATCATATAACACAGCTGATGATGAATGGACTGTGTTACCTTGTATGAAAGAGAAAAAGGGTAGCTTAGCTGGTGCAGCTTTGAAGGACAAAATATTTGCAGTTGGTGGTGGAAATGGGATTGAATGCTTTTCAGAGGTTGAAATGTATGATCCTCAAGTAGGACGATGGATTAGTACACAATCCATGTTGCAGAAG AGATTTGCCCTTGCTGCGGCAGAACTTAATGGTGCATTATATGCTGTTGGTGGATATGACGGGAGCGATTACCTGGA GACTGCTGAAAGATTTGATCCCAGAGAACATTCCTGGTCAAAAATCCGAAGTATGAACACAAAAAGAGGATGCCATTCATTGGTTGCCTTGAGCGGGAAGTT ATATGCACTTGGTGGCTACAATGGATCTACAATGGTGCCTAGCATTGAGATATATGACCCCCGTCTAGGAACATGGATAATTGGTGAGCCAATGAACCATTCAAGGGGATATTCAGCTGCTGCTGTTCTAAAGGAATCCATCTATGTCATTGGGGGGGTTCAATCCAATGAGGAAATAGTAGACGTG ATTGAATGTTACAAGGAGGGTGAAGGTTGGCAAATGCCTAACTTGAGGGCTATCGGGAAAAGGTGTTTCTCCTCAGCTATGGTTTTAGAGGAAGACTGA